The DNA region CAGGCCCTGTTTGAAAATCTCGACATGGCAGGGGCAATTCATCGGTTTGAGCGCGTTGACCGATTTTTCGCGCGCATGTTCCTCGTCAACTTCGACGATGAACATGTGTTCCTGGTATTTTTCCCAATGCCCGGAGGCTTCCCAGAGTTTGCGGTCGACCACTTGCGGCGTGTTCACTTCGACATAGCCGCCGCGTTGTTGCATCCGGCGCATGTAGTCCTGAAGGCCAGTGTAGATGCGCCAGCCGTTGGGGTGCCAGAAGATCTGGCCGGGGGCTTCCTCTTGCATGTGAAAGAGGTCCATCTCGCGACCCAGTTTGCGGTGGTCACGTTTGGCGGCTTCTTCCAGCATGTTGAGGTATTTGCGCAGGTCTTCCTTGTTCTGGAAGGCAACGCCATAGATGCGTTGCAGCATGGCGCGGTCGGAGTCACCACGCCAATAGGCGCCTGCGACGCTCATCAGTTTGAAGGCGTCGGCGGGGAGTTGGCCGGTGTGTTGCAGGTGTGGGCCACGGCAGAGATCCTGCCAGTCGCCGTGCCAATACATGCGCAGAGGTTCGTCGCCGGGGATCGCCTCGATCAGCTCGATTTTATAGGGTTCATGGGTGCCGCGATAATGTTCAATTGCGCGCGGGCGTTCCCAGATTTCGGTGCGCACCGGGTCGCGAAGGTTGATGATCTCTTTCATCTTCTTCTCGATGGCGCCGAGGTCTTCTGGGGTAAACGGCTCTTCGCGGTCGAAATCGTAATACCAGCCGTTTTCGATCACCGGGCCGATGGTGACTTTGACATCGGGCCAAAGCTCTTGCACGGCGCGGGCCATGACATGAGCAAAGTCATGGCGGATCAATTCGAGCGCGGGGGCCGCGTCTTTCATGGTGTTGATGGCGATTGATGCATCAGCGTTGAGCGGCCATTGCAGATCGTGATGCGCGCCATTCACGGTGGCGCTGATCGCCTTTTTGGCGAGAGAATTGGAGATGCTGGCGGCGACATCGGCGGGGGTGACCCCGGCGTCGTACTCGCGCGAATTGCCATCGGGAAAGGTGAGAGAGATTTGTGCCATTGCGGCCTCCTCGTCAGTTTGGCGCCCACGGAACGCCCGGTTGCGGGTTATGTGTGTAAGGCGTGATTTGGCGGGGATGGCGGGCGTTGTCAATTGTTTGGGCTAAATTGTGGGTATGGGTGCGGCAAATGGGCCATGTTGTCATCGGTGGGACATCGTGGCGGACCCCGGCGGTCAAGAACCGGGTTAATCAATTACGTCGTGTTTGCGCATGGCGCGAAAAGCGGGGACACTGGCGGCGCGGTGGAAGGGGCAGAAGGACGGATGATATGAGCATGAAAAGCGCCCTGTTTCAGCGTCTGAGCGGGGCGACAAGCGAAGCGCAACCGGGAGAGGCCGGGAATTTCCTGCGCCATGCCGGGGCCTTGACGCTGACCAAATCCGCCGATGGGTTGTTTGACCCGAAACTGGTGTTGAGTTGGCTTTTGACGGCCCTTTCGGTGCCTGCGTTTTTTGTCGGTTTGTTGGTTCCGATCCGCGAGGGCGGGGCGCTGTTGCCGCAATTGTTCATTGCCAGGCGCATTCACGCGATGAAGGAGCGCAAATGGGCGTGGGTGTGGGCGAGCGTCGTGCAGGGGGCGATGTTGGGCCTGATTATCTTGATTGCATTGAGCCTTGAGGGCGCGGCTGCGGGGGCGGCGATTTGCGCGGCGCTGGCGGTTTTGGCGGTGGCCCGGGCCTATGCCTCGGTGAGTTACAAGGATGTGTTGGGGCGCACGGTTGCCCAGACCCGGCGCGGGGCGGCGACCGGGTTTGGGGCGTCGGCGTCGGCGTTGGTGGTAATCGGTTTTGCGTTGCTGTTGATGGGAGCGCCGGTTGCGCGCATGACGTTGGTCTGGGGCGCGCTTGGCGTGGCGGCGGGAGCGTTTCTGCTGGCGGCGGTGGTCTTCGCCGGGTTGCACGAAAGCGGCGACGACGCGACGCGCGATACGCAAGAGGGCGGGTTACGCGCTACGCTGGGCCAAATGCGATTGTTGCGCGAAGAGCCGGGGTTGGCGCGGTTTGTGGTGGCGCGGGGCTTGCTTGTGTCGAGCGCGCTGGCGCCGCCTTATCTTGTGCTCTTGGCGTCGGAGACGGGGAACGCGGCGTTTGATCGGTTGGGGGCGTTGGTTCTGGCCTCGGCCATTGCGTCGTTTTTGTCGAGCTATGTATGGGGGCGATTGGCGGATCGCTCGTCGCGCCGGGTGTTGATCTATTCCGGGTTGGCGGGGGCGGGCGCCCTTGGTCTTGCGCTGGGGCTGCGGGCGGCGGGGTTGGCGGGTACGCTCTGGGCGTTGCCGCTGTCGCTGTTTTTGTTGATGATCGCCTATCACGGGGTACGGCAGGGGCGCTCAACCTATTTGGTGGATATGGCGCCGGAGGGCAAGCGGCTGGCCTATACCGCCGTCGCCAATACGGCGATTGGTGTGTTGTTGTTGGGCGCAGGCGTGTTTGGGGCGCTGGCCAGTTTTGCGGGTGCTGCTGTGACGCTGGGCTTGTTTTGCGCGATGTCGGGCATGGCGGCGGTGGTGGCCCACGGCCTGGATGAGGCGGAAGAGTGATTGCGGGGCGGGCGTGGCCCCGATAGCCTTGGTGTCAAACCAAGGAGTAGAGGCATGAGCGAATTTCTTGAAACGCCTGAGGGGCGGCGGTTGGCTTATCACAAGAGCGAAGGTGTGGGGCCGTGCGTGGTGTTTCTGGGCGGGCTGAAATCTGACATGGAGGGCACCAAGGCGGTGCATCTGGAGGCATGGGCGCGCGCGCGTGGGCGCGCGTTTTTGCGGTTTGATTATTCCGGGCATGGCGAGAGTTCGGGCCGCTTTGAAGACGGGTGCATCGGCGATTGGCACGAAGATACGCTGGCGGCGGTCGAGACGCTGTGCGAGGGGCCGATGGTGGTGGTTGGCTCAAGCATGGGAGGGTGGCAGGCGCTGTTGCTGGCGCGTGCGTTGCCAGAGCGGATTGCCGGGATGGTGACGATTGCGGCGGCGCCGGATTTTACCGAGGACGGCTATTGGGCCGATTTCAGCGAGGCGCAGAAGCGCGCGTTGGAGGAGGTTGGTCACGTGGAATTGCCAAGCGATTACATGGAGCCTTATGTCATTACCAAGCGGATGATCGAGGACGGACGCGAGCGGTTGGTTTTGCGCGCGCCGCTGGCGTTGCGGTTTCCTGTGCGGTTCTTGCAGGGCACGGCGGATACCGCCGTTTCGGTGGCGACGGCAGTGCGATTGCTGGAACATGCAGAGGGGCCGGACATGCGGCTTACCCTGGTCAAGGATGCTAATCACCGGTTCTCGGATGAAACCTGTCTGGGTCTGGTCGAGGCCGCGGTTGAGGATGTCATTGCGGTAGGAGGTGGTGGCTGATGTGGGAATGGATTGAGGGGGTGTGAGAATGGAGCAGAGGGTATCGCTTATCACGTTGGGGGTGGCGGATATGGAGCGCGCGGCGGCGTTTTACGAGGCGCTGGGCTGGAGGCGTGTGGAGAGCCCGGATGGGGTGATCGCATTTGATCTGATCGGTCAGACGCTGGGGCTTTATCCGCGTGCGAAGTTGGCCGAGGATATTGGCGTGCCGGAGGCCGCGTTGGGGCATGGCGGCATGACGCTGACTTATAATGTGCGCGAGAAGGGCGAGGTAGCTGAGGTGATCGAGGCGGCGCGGGCGGCGGGTGCGAAGGTGTTGAAAGAGGCGGCGGATGTGTTTTGGGGCGGGCATCATGGGTATTTTGCCGATCCCGACGGGCATGTCTGGGAGGTGGCGCATAACCCGTTTTCAGAGTTGTCGCCGGAGGGCGCGTTTCGCTGGAACGGGTATTGAGCGCGGCTGAGATGGCCAGATGATGCGGCGCCCGCAGAGCATGTGGAGCCTTGAGACGCTGGGCCGGGTGCGGTTGAGCAAATATTTCTATATGCGCGAGTTTCTCTATTCGGAGATCGCGAATTTTCACGGGCTTCAGAATATTCCCGACGACCCCGATCTGGCGATTGAGAATGGGCGGGCGTTTTGTGAAAGCTTGCTTGATCCGCTGGAGGAAACCTTTGGGCGGGTTGCGGTAAGGTCGGGGTATAGGTCGCGCGAAGTGAACCGGTTTGGCAATGAAAACAAACTGAACTGTGCGCGAAATGATAACCCGATGGAATGTCATATCTGGGATTGGGGGCGCGGCGAGGGCGCGGTGGCGGGGGCGACGATCGTGATCCCGTGGTTTGCCGATCAATACGAGGCGGGGCGTGATTGGCGCGATTTGGCGTGGTGGGTTCATGACCATTTGGCCTATTCCGAAATGTGGTTTTTTCCCAAGCTTTGCGCCTTCAACATCAGTTGGCGACCCGCACCGTGGCGCACGATTTCAAGCTATGTGGCACCGCGCGGCACGCTTTTGCGGCGCGGTGAGGCGCCGGGGGAAGCCTTGGAGGTCAGACAGGCGCGCTATGCAGATTTTCCGCCGTTTCGGGGCTTGGTGCTGACCGGCGGTTGATTGCCGTGTTGTGGTGAAATGGCGGTTGACGCTGGGCGCAGTCCTGCGAAGTTGGGGCCGCAATTTCAGGAGTGAAGATTCCCCATGAGCGACCCATTGGTTCTGGTGCCCGGCATGATGTGCGATGCGCGGCTTTACGGCCCTCAGATCGAGGCGTTGAGCCGTGAAATGAATATCATGGTGGCCTGTGCGACGCAGGGTGAGCGGATCGAGGAAATTGCCTCGGATATCCTGATGTCTTGTCCGCAGAAATTCGCGTTGGCGGGGCTAAGTATGGGCGGGATCATTGCCATGGAAATTCTGCGCCGTGCGCCCGAACGGGTGACGCGGATTGCGCTGATGGATACCAATGCGCAGGCCGAAACGCCGCAGACCTCGGCGGGGTATGAGCCGATGATTGTCGGGGTGAAGGCGGGCAAGCTGGACGAGGTGATGCGCGGCTTTTTGAAGCCTGATTATCTGGCGCCGGGGCCGGGGCGGGTCAAGGTGTTGGGGATGATGGCGGAAATGACGCGCGATCTGGGAGCGGAGGTTTTTCTGCGCCAGGTGCGGGCGTTGCAGCGGCGGCGCGACCAACAGGCGACGTTGCGTAAAATCAAGGTGCCTGCGCTGGTGATGTGCGGCGCGCATGATCGGCTGACCCCGGTGAAACGGCATGAGTTCATGGCCGAACTGATCCCCTATGCCAAGTTGCATATCGTTGAGGATGCGGGCCATGTGCCGACGCTTGAAGCGCCCGAAGAGGTGACCGACACGTTGCGGACCTGGATGAGGCAGCCGTTCGTGCTGCAATAGCGCGATGGGTTTTTTCAAAGGCAGCAAGCGGACACTCCAGCGGGCGCAGATCTGGACCCGCAAGCATATCCCGCCGGTGCTGCGGCTGGTGGCGGGGCTGTTGCTGATCGGCGGG from Rhodobacteraceae bacterium LMO-JJ12 includes:
- a CDS encoding MFS transporter, with amino-acid sequence MSMKSALFQRLSGATSEAQPGEAGNFLRHAGALTLTKSADGLFDPKLVLSWLLTALSVPAFFVGLLVPIREGGALLPQLFIARRIHAMKERKWAWVWASVVQGAMLGLIILIALSLEGAAAGAAICAALAVLAVARAYASVSYKDVLGRTVAQTRRGAATGFGASASALVVIGFALLLMGAPVARMTLVWGALGVAAGAFLLAAVVFAGLHESGDDATRDTQEGGLRATLGQMRLLREEPGLARFVVARGLLVSSALAPPYLVLLASETGNAAFDRLGALVLASAIASFLSSYVWGRLADRSSRRVLIYSGLAGAGALGLALGLRAAGLAGTLWALPLSLFLLMIAYHGVRQGRSTYLVDMAPEGKRLAYTAVANTAIGVLLLGAGVFGALASFAGAAVTLGLFCAMSGMAAVVAHGLDEAEE
- a CDS encoding alpha/beta hydrolase, translated to MSEFLETPEGRRLAYHKSEGVGPCVVFLGGLKSDMEGTKAVHLEAWARARGRAFLRFDYSGHGESSGRFEDGCIGDWHEDTLAAVETLCEGPMVVVGSSMGGWQALLLARALPERIAGMVTIAAAPDFTEDGYWADFSEAQKRALEEVGHVELPSDYMEPYVITKRMIEDGRERLVLRAPLALRFPVRFLQGTADTAVSVATAVRLLEHAEGPDMRLTLVKDANHRFSDETCLGLVEAAVEDVIAVGGGG
- a CDS encoding alpha/beta hydrolase, encoding MSDPLVLVPGMMCDARLYGPQIEALSREMNIMVACATQGERIEEIASDILMSCPQKFALAGLSMGGIIAMEILRRAPERVTRIALMDTNAQAETPQTSAGYEPMIVGVKAGKLDEVMRGFLKPDYLAPGPGRVKVLGMMAEMTRDLGAEVFLRQVRALQRRRDQQATLRKIKVPALVMCGAHDRLTPVKRHEFMAELIPYAKLHIVEDAGHVPTLEAPEEVTDTLRTWMRQPFVLQ
- the thrS gene encoding threonine--tRNA ligase is translated as MAQISLTFPDGNSREYDAGVTPADVAASISNSLAKKAISATVNGAHHDLQWPLNADASIAINTMKDAAPALELIRHDFAHVMARAVQELWPDVKVTIGPVIENGWYYDFDREEPFTPEDLGAIEKKMKEIINLRDPVRTEIWERPRAIEHYRGTHEPYKIELIEAIPGDEPLRMYWHGDWQDLCRGPHLQHTGQLPADAFKLMSVAGAYWRGDSDRAMLQRIYGVAFQNKEDLRKYLNMLEEAAKRDHRKLGREMDLFHMQEEAPGQIFWHPNGWRIYTGLQDYMRRMQQRGGYVEVNTPQVVDRKLWEASGHWEKYQEHMFIVEVDEEHAREKSVNALKPMNCPCHVEIFKQGLKSYRDLPLRMAEFGSCNRYEPSGALHGIMRVRGFTQDDAHIFCTEEQIESETARFIDFLSNVYRDLGFEDFKVKFSDRPDLRAGSDDVWDKAEAALLSATRAAGYEPELNPGEGAFYGPKLEFVLTDAIGRDWQCGTHQVDFVLPERLDANYIGPDGAKHRPVMLHRATLGSFERFIGILIEEHAGKLPFWLAPRQVVVTTIVSEADDYAREVTAALQAVGIRAEADLRNEKINYKVREHSLGKVPVILALGHREVEEKTVTLRRLGEKQTSVQALDDVVAALKVEATPPDLR
- a CDS encoding VOC family protein, with translation MEQRVSLITLGVADMERAAAFYEALGWRRVESPDGVIAFDLIGQTLGLYPRAKLAEDIGVPEAALGHGGMTLTYNVREKGEVAEVIEAARAAGAKVLKEAADVFWGGHHGYFADPDGHVWEVAHNPFSELSPEGAFRWNGY